Proteins encoded within one genomic window of Syntrophales bacterium:
- a CDS encoding electron transfer flavoprotein subunit beta/FixA family protein has product MLKLVVCIKQVPQVSELPWDPDTGRLKRELAEGMMNPACRFALEAALKIRDKIGARITAVTMGPPSAEEVLREAIALGADKGFLISDRKMAGSDTYTTSLTLAKAIQKNIPEFDLILCGASTNDSATAQVGPQLAEELDIPGVAYVNDLEITGNKARVRRTEDDFIETMEMELPGLATINTGGTVPRYVSMRGFQAAFAESDIVMLDAASLGLNQDWIGAKGSATKMRNVYSPMAGKENVVLTGTTKKILDQLFMLFDDRIGGVIGKDLKTDKS; this is encoded by the coding sequence ATGCTGAAGCTGGTAGTTTGCATCAAACAGGTTCCGCAAGTATCGGAACTTCCTTGGGATCCCGATACCGGGCGTCTTAAGCGCGAATTGGCGGAAGGGATGATGAACCCGGCCTGCCGGTTTGCGCTGGAGGCGGCGCTCAAAATCAGGGATAAAATCGGCGCCAGAATCACCGCTGTTACTATGGGGCCGCCTTCTGCCGAGGAGGTTCTCCGCGAGGCAATCGCCTTGGGCGCGGACAAGGGGTTCCTGATTTCCGACCGAAAAATGGCAGGTTCTGATACCTATACGACCTCATTGACCCTTGCAAAGGCAATCCAAAAAAACATCCCCGAATTTGATCTGATTTTGTGCGGCGCTTCGACCAATGACAGCGCAACGGCCCAGGTTGGCCCTCAGCTTGCCGAGGAGCTCGATATTCCCGGCGTTGCCTATGTGAATGATCTGGAAATTACCGGCAACAAGGCGCGGGTGCGCCGCACCGAGGACGATTTTATTGAGACAATGGAGATGGAACTTCCCGGACTTGCTACGATCAACACAGGTGGAACCGTTCCCCGCTATGTATCGATGCGAGGATTTCAGGCGGCCTTTGCTGAATCCGACATAGTCATGCTGGATGCGGCTTCCCTGGGGCTGAATCAGGATTGGATCGGCGCGAAGGGTTCTGCCACCAAAATGCGCAACGTCTATTCGCCGATGGCAGGCAAGGAAAATGTTGTCCTTACCGGAACGACTAAAAAGATTCTGGATCAGCTTTTCATGCTGTTCGACGACCGCATCGGCGGCGTGATCGGCAAGGACTTGAAAACGGATAAGAGTTGA
- a CDS encoding acyl-CoA dehydrogenase family protein, translated as MFFNPSMKHKALRKALRMFAEAEIGPIARDIDRDARFPWEVIEKMRPLDLFGMQAPKTFGGADMDSISYAIVIEEISRVSAAVGLCLAIHNSICLHPINRWGTDEQKKRFLPEMVRGEKIGAYCMTEAGIGSDVGGVETSATPEGNDYVLNGTKIFVTNGGICGTTLVFATTDYQNPRRGATMFIVDRETPGFIVGEIEDLCGMRANPVSSIYLENCRVPAKNVLGQPGEGVRIGMESLNVGRIGIAAQAMGIAQAAFDDSVLYSKERQQFKKPISSFQTIQNYLADMATDIDAGRLLLYRACAAQDSGSPLREAAAMAKLFCSEMAMRVANKAVQIHGGYGYSKEYAVERYFRDAKVTELYEGTSEVQRIVISREVLAKRV; from the coding sequence TTGTTTTTTAACCCTTCCATGAAACACAAGGCGCTCCGTAAGGCGTTGCGTATGTTTGCCGAGGCGGAGATCGGCCCTATCGCCCGCGATATCGATCGCGATGCAAGATTTCCCTGGGAAGTCATTGAGAAGATGCGGCCCCTTGACCTCTTCGGCATGCAGGCGCCCAAGACTTTCGGCGGCGCTGATATGGACTCGATCAGCTATGCGATCGTCATTGAAGAAATTTCTCGTGTAAGCGCGGCGGTTGGTCTTTGTCTGGCAATTCACAACAGTATCTGCCTGCATCCGATAAACCGCTGGGGAACAGATGAACAGAAAAAGCGGTTCCTGCCGGAAATGGTGCGCGGTGAGAAGATAGGCGCATACTGCATGACGGAAGCCGGTATCGGTTCCGACGTGGGCGGCGTGGAGACAAGTGCAACACCCGAGGGCAATGATTATGTACTGAACGGCACAAAGATTTTCGTGACCAATGGGGGCATCTGCGGCACCACTCTTGTCTTTGCCACCACCGATTATCAGAACCCCCGGCGGGGTGCCACGATGTTCATAGTTGACAGGGAAACCCCCGGTTTCATCGTCGGCGAGATAGAGGACCTCTGCGGGATGAGGGCAAACCCGGTTTCCTCTATCTATCTGGAAAATTGTCGTGTCCCGGCGAAAAATGTGCTCGGCCAGCCAGGCGAAGGGGTCCGGATCGGCATGGAATCTCTCAATGTCGGCCGCATCGGCATTGCCGCTCAGGCGATGGGAATTGCGCAGGCTGCGTTTGATGATTCGGTTCTCTACTCCAAGGAGCGACAGCAGTTTAAGAAACCTATCTCCTCTTTTCAGACAATCCAGAATTATCTCGCCGATATGGCAACGGATATCGATGCGGGGCGACTTCTCCTTTACCGTGCCTGCGCGGCGCAGGATTCCGGCAGCCCCTTACGGGAGGCGGCGGCGATGGCAAAACTTTTCTGCAGTGAAATGGCCATGCGCGTCGCGAACAAAGCCGTGCAAATTCATGGCGGGTACGGATACAGCAAGGAATATGCCGTGGAACGCTACTTCCGCGACGCGAAGGTTACGGAACTTTACGAGGGGACAAGCGAGGTGCAGCGGATTGTTATCTCCCGCGAGGTGCTTGCCAAAAGGGTTTAG
- a CDS encoding aminoacyl-tRNA deacylase — MAKERIPATPALLFMKKNGLSFTLRSYRYEEHGGTTVAARELEVDENLVIKTLVMEDDGGKPLIILMHGDRKVSTKALARVMGVKSVTPCEPHVAERHTGYRVGGTSPFGTKRPLRIFMEEDIALLPRILINAGSRGLLAEMAPAELIRTLNPVSVKVAI; from the coding sequence ATGGCCAAGGAACGGATACCGGCAACCCCCGCCCTTCTCTTTATGAAAAAAAACGGGCTCAGTTTCACATTGCGGTCCTATCGCTATGAAGAGCATGGGGGAACAACTGTTGCCGCGCGTGAGCTGGAAGTTGATGAAAACCTGGTGATCAAGACGCTGGTCATGGAGGATGATGGCGGGAAACCCCTTATAATCCTCATGCATGGGGACCGGAAGGTTTCCACCAAGGCGCTGGCCAGGGTTATGGGGGTAAAATCGGTAACCCCTTGTGAACCCCATGTTGCCGAAAGGCATACCGGCTACCGTGTCGGAGGAACGTCTCCGTTTGGAACGAAACGCCCTCTCCGGATTTTTATGGAGGAAGACATTGCGCTTCTTCCCAGGATATTGATTAATGCTGGAAGTCGGGGATTGCTCGCGGAAATGGCGCCGGCGGAACTGATCCGAACATTAAACCCGGTTAGCGTAAAGGTGGCAATATGA